A part of Aegilops tauschii subsp. strangulata cultivar AL8/78 chromosome 2, Aet v6.0, whole genome shotgun sequence genomic DNA contains:
- the LOC141040964 gene encoding uncharacterized protein codes for MIVDSFKRLHVLLRNSDVALQAWGQRKNGNVKLTMRVSTWAVHRLDIAQENRVLLTEEAWLRRTLKKALLGMAALERTIDRQRSRLRWIREGDTNTKLFQAMANGRRTKNFIAHVKLGDAIITDQERKVEVFTEAYERLLGTAQARENTLNLQYLGIEAKDLHCLEEMITEEEVWQVIKEMAPDRAPGPDECIGAFFQKAWQIIKPDVMAILMKLFVGDTRGFAKLNKPNIILIPKKNRR; via the coding sequence ATGATAGTAGACTCGTTCAAGAGGCTTCATGTGCTGCTGCGCAACTCGGATGTGGCCCTACAAGCATGGGGCCAGCGTAAAAACGGAAATGTTAAACTGACGATGAGAGTGTCTACATGGGCTGTTCATAGATTGGACATTGCGCAAGAGAATAGAGTGTTGCTCACGGAGGAAGCATGGCTTCGTCGTACTCTCAAGAAGGCGCTCCTGGGCATGGCGGCCTTAGAAAGGACAATTGACCGACAACGTTCTAGACTTAGATGGATTCGAGAGGGAGACACCAACACCAAGCTTTTCCAGGCAATGGCTAATGGGAGGAGGACCAAGAACTTCATCGCGCATGTCAAGCTTGGCGACGCTATCATTACTGACCAAGAGAGAAAGGTGGAGGTCTTCACCGAGGCCTATGAGAGGCTGTTGGGGACGGCGCAAGCTAGGGAGAACACTCTCAACTTGCAATATCTGGGGATCGAGGCTAAGGACTTGCACTGCTTAGAAGAAATGATCACAGAGGAGGAAGTTTGGCAGGTGATTAAGGAGATGGCGCCGGACCGGGCTCCGGGGCCGGACGAATGCATTGGAGCCTTCTTTCAAAAAGCATGGCAGATCATCAAACCGGATGTCATGGCAATACTGATGAAGCTATTCGTTGGAGACACTAGAGGCTTCGCCAAACTAAACAAACCAAATATCATCCTCATCCCCAAAAAAAACCGACGCTGA
- the LOC109732270 gene encoding calcium-dependent protein kinase 17, protein MGNTCAGPSATADRHGFFSTVSVAVLWRPGAARAEPAVPPPDSCPSMCSSTSSAGPDLDDSDLSSPSSDPNKPKVKRVQSAGLIAESVLKRDSERIKDLYTLGKKLGQGQFGTTYKCVEKATGKEFACKSIAKRKLVTEEDVEDVRREIQIMHHLAGHPNVISIVGAYEDAVAVHLVMELCAGGELFDRIIQRGHYSEKAAAQLARVIIGIVEACHSLGVMHRDLKPENFLFVNQKEDSPLKTIDFGLSIFFKPGGIYSDVVGSPYYVAPEVLLKQYGCEVDVWSAGVIIYILLSGVPPFWDESEQGIFEQVLQGDLDFSSEPWPSISKSAKDLVRKMLNRDPGKRLTAHEALCHPWVCVDGVAPDKPLDSAVLTRLKQFSAMNKLKKMALRVIAENLSEDEIAGLREMFKMLDTDNSGQITLEELKTGLQRVGANLKESEIATLMEAADIDNSGSIDYGEFLAATLHLNKVEREDNLFAAFSYFDKDGSGYITQDELQKACEEFGIGDAHLDDIIRDIDQDNDGRIDYNEFVTMMQKGNNPLGKKGQGQMSFGLREALKIR, encoded by the exons ATGGGGAACACCTGCGCCGGCCCCAGCGCCACGGCGGACCGCCACGGATTCTTCAGCACCGTCTCCGTCGCCGTACTGTGGCGCCCTGGCGCCGCCCGTGCCGAGCCGGCGGTCCCACCGCCCGACTCCTGCCCCTCCATGTGCTCCTCCACCTCGTCCGCGGGTCCCGATCTCGACGACTCCGacctctcctctccctcctccgACCCTAACAAGCCCAAGGTAAAGCGCGTCCAGAGCGCCGGCCTCATCGCCGAATCCGTCCTCAAGCGCGACTCGGAGCGCATCAAGGACCTCTACACCCTAGGCAAGAAGCTGGGGCAGGGCCAGTTTGGCACCACCTACAAGTGCGTCGAAAAGGCCACGGGGAAGGAGTTCGCCTGCAAGTCCATCGCAAAGCGGAAGCTCGTCACCGAGGAGGACGTCGAGGATGTGCGCCGCGAGATCCAGATTAtgcaccacctcgccggccacCCGAACGTGATCTCCATCGTCGGGGCTTACGAGGATGCTGTTGCCGTGCACCTCGTCATGGAGCTCTGTGCGGGAGGGGAGCTGTTCGACAGGATCATACAGCGGGGGCACTACTCTGAGAAGGCCGCCGCGCAGCTGGCTAGGGTGATCATTGGGATTGTGGAGGCTTGCCATTCTCTTGGGGTCATGCACAGAGACCTCAAGCCAGAGAATTTCTTGTTTGTCAACCAAAAGGAGGACTCGCCACTCAAGACCATTGATTTCGGGCTCTCTATCTTTTTCAAACCAG GTGGAATTTATTCAGATGTCGTTGGAAGTCCTTACTATGTCGCCCCTGAGGTTCTGCTGAAACAGTATGGCTGCGAAGTGGATGTTTGGAGTGCCGGAGTAATAATTTATATCTTGTTGAGCGGGGTCCCTCCATTCTGGGATG AATCTGAGCAAGGGATATTTGAACAAGTTTTGCAAGGTGATCTTGATTTTTCATCCGAGCCTTGGCCCAGTATCTCAAAGAGTGCAAAGGATTTGGTTAGGAAAATGCTGAACCGTGATCCCGGAAAGAGATTGACTGCACATGAAGCTCTAT GTCATCCTTGGGTTTGTGTTGATGGAGTTGCTCCTGACAAGCCACTTGATTCTGCTGTCTTAACTAGATTAAAACAATTTTCAGCAATGAATAAACTAAAGAAGATGGCCCTTAGA GTAATTGCCGAGAATCTGTCTGAAGATGAAATTGCAGGATTGAGAGAGATGTTCAAAATGCTCGATACTGACAATAGTGGCCAAATCACATTGGAGGAACTAAAAACTGGCTTGCAGAGAGTTGGTGCCAACTTAAAAGAGTCAGAAATCGCAACTCTAATGGAAGCG GCGGATATTGATAACAGTGGGTCAATTGATTATGGGGAATTCCTTGCGGCAACATTGCATCTGAACAAGGTCGAGAGAGAAGATAATTTGTTTGCAGCATTCTCATACTTCGATAAAGATGGCAGTGGTTACATTACTCAAGATGAACTGCAAAAAGCATGTGAAGAGTTTGGTATAGGAGATGCACATCTTGACGATATTATCCGAGACATTGATCAAGACAAT GATGGCCGGATCGACTACAATGAATTTGTAACAATGATGCAGAAGGGGAATAATCCACTAGGGAAAAAGGGACAAGGGCAGATGAGCTTTGGTCTTAGGGAAGCATTGAAGATACGCTAG